One Cohnella candidum genomic region harbors:
- a CDS encoding TIGR02206 family membrane protein, producing MTFEPFSPAHWAAIAFTAAFAAAILGFRRRLAGKSADRAVRWGLAGVLAASEVSLYAWYTVTDNWGLYALPFQLCTMTLWLSVAALLTRNARLSEVSFFLGILGALQAVLTPNLDETFPNFRYFHFFVAHAAIIGSGVYLAAVQGYRPTWRSALRAWGWLNVLAVPAAVANAAAGENFMFLARKPDTASMLDLLAPWPWYILQLEIIAAGLCLLLAGIVKLTVNRFTIRKETTGYER from the coding sequence ATGACGTTCGAACCGTTTTCACCCGCCCACTGGGCGGCTATCGCCTTCACGGCGGCCTTCGCAGCCGCGATCCTCGGGTTCCGCCGCCGGCTGGCCGGCAAGTCCGCCGACCGGGCGGTGCGCTGGGGGCTGGCGGGAGTGCTCGCCGCAAGCGAGGTTTCCTTGTACGCCTGGTACACCGTGACGGATAACTGGGGGCTCTACGCGCTGCCTTTTCAGCTCTGCACGATGACGCTGTGGCTTTCGGTCGCGGCGCTGCTCACCCGCAATGCCAGACTAAGCGAAGTCTCGTTTTTCCTCGGCATTCTCGGGGCTCTGCAGGCGGTGCTGACGCCGAACCTCGACGAAACGTTTCCGAACTTCCGTTATTTCCATTTTTTCGTCGCGCATGCCGCGATTATCGGGTCGGGCGTCTACCTGGCGGCCGTTCAAGGATACAGGCCGACTTGGCGGTCCGCGCTGCGGGCATGGGGGTGGCTGAACGTCCTCGCGGTTCCGGCAGCCGTCGCCAACGCCGCCGCCGGCGAAAACTTCATGTTCCTGGCTCGCAAGCCGGACACGGCCTCCATGCTCGACCTGCTGGCGCCTTGGCCCTGGTATATCCTGCAGTTGGAGATCATCGCGGCAGGATTGTGCCTCCTGCTCGCCGGAATCGTCAAGTTAACCGTTAACCGCTTTACCATTCGGAAGGAGACGACGGGATATGAACGCTAA
- a CDS encoding DUF2339 domain-containing protein translates to MNANLSKHWTSLLGAALVVLAFITAFQYSIDEGWISDAMKIGFGLLAGAGMCVGGLALALRRRQAAAGEIVIGLGTSLLYATFSFAGIYYAMWDSSVVLLGMIAVTAALTAYAYRFDSRLLMNISLAGGLLSPLLMQPETDQVFQLFLYLLVLNAAFFFLSIAKGWSELRIVPFAGSWLLYAVYFIHFDPPMEGLWSMPIRYALAAFVFYLVGLLAASWKNDRCFDGWNLYLGLANGVLFGFWALLILEGDLHFAYILGFMGIVYLAAGLFTFRITGKTGLASVVPASLGALLLLLALCQVGSGMAAKPLVNVFVWGGLTVLLLVAGRKTGKVGYTLAAVPIWFIVGLYWYIVTWDTPRGEWFGVYLPFLNTGAAAWMLLAGIGFYLSVTGVIPGLAKSMEDYLSHVTALLSHLIVGGLLTLQIMNVFDEYPKVHFPLGLSLTLSVVWGIYALLLFLWGAYRRQKLFRLFGSAVLVLVACKAVFLDLSGEQTLYKALVLLVLGGISFLATWINGKWKADKEAVGS, encoded by the coding sequence ATGAACGCTAATCTGAGCAAACATTGGACTTCGCTGCTTGGCGCCGCTTTGGTCGTATTGGCTTTCATTACGGCCTTCCAATATTCGATCGACGAGGGTTGGATTTCGGACGCGATGAAAATCGGCTTCGGCTTGCTGGCGGGCGCGGGGATGTGCGTAGGCGGGCTCGCACTCGCCTTACGCAGGCGTCAGGCGGCTGCGGGCGAGATCGTCATCGGCCTTGGGACCAGCCTGCTGTACGCGACGTTTTCGTTTGCGGGGATCTATTATGCGATGTGGGATTCCTCGGTCGTCCTGCTCGGGATGATCGCGGTGACGGCGGCTTTGACCGCGTATGCCTACCGTTTCGACTCCCGGCTGCTCATGAACATTTCGCTGGCGGGAGGGCTGTTGTCCCCGCTGCTCATGCAGCCGGAGACCGACCAAGTATTCCAGCTGTTCCTCTATCTGCTCGTGCTGAACGCGGCATTCTTCTTCCTGAGCATCGCCAAAGGCTGGAGCGAGCTGCGCATCGTGCCTTTCGCCGGCTCGTGGCTGCTGTACGCCGTCTATTTCATCCACTTTGATCCGCCGATGGAAGGCTTGTGGAGCATGCCGATCCGGTACGCGCTTGCCGCATTCGTCTTCTATCTCGTCGGCCTGCTCGCGGCTTCTTGGAAAAACGACCGCTGCTTCGACGGCTGGAATTTGTATCTCGGATTGGCCAACGGCGTGTTGTTCGGATTTTGGGCGCTGTTGATTTTGGAAGGCGACCTGCATTTCGCTTACATTCTCGGGTTTATGGGCATCGTTTATTTGGCCGCCGGGCTGTTCACGTTCCGCATCACCGGAAAGACGGGATTGGCCTCCGTCGTCCCGGCCTCTCTAGGAGCACTGCTGCTTCTGCTCGCGTTGTGCCAAGTCGGCAGCGGAATGGCGGCGAAACCTCTCGTGAACGTGTTCGTCTGGGGCGGCTTGACCGTATTGCTGCTGGTTGCAGGAAGGAAGACGGGCAAAGTCGGGTATACGCTGGCCGCCGTGCCGATCTGGTTCATCGTCGGCTTGTACTGGTACATCGTGACGTGGGATACGCCTCGCGGCGAGTGGTTCGGGGTTTACCTTCCGTTTTTGAATACGGGAGCCGCGGCTTGGATGCTGCTCGCGGGTATCGGCTTCTATCTCTCGGTCACCGGGGTCATCCCGGGGTTGGCGAAATCGATGGAAGATTACTTGTCCCACGTGACGGCATTGCTGTCCCACTTGATCGTCGGCGGATTGCTGACCTTGCAAATCATGAACGTGTTCGACGAATACCCGAAGGTTCACTTCCCGCTTGGTTTAAGCTTAACGCTGTCCGTCGTATGGGGGATTTACGCGCTGCTGCTGTTCCTTTGGGGCGCTTACCGCAGGCAGAAGCTGTTCCGCTTATTCGGCTCCGCCGTTCTCGTTCTGGTTGCCTGCAAGGCCGTATTCTTGGATCTGAGCGGGGAGCAGACCCTCTATAAAGCGTTGGTGCTGCTCGTGCTCGGCGGAATCTCTTTCTTGGCCACGTGGATCAACGGAAAATGGAAGGCGGACAAAGAAGCGGTCGGCTCTTAA